One window of Thermoanaerobacter uzonensis DSM 18761 genomic DNA carries:
- a CDS encoding ABC transporter ATP-binding protein, with protein MIELKGVSKSYNKGKIKAVDNIDLVVNPGEIFGFLGPNGAGKTTTIKMIVGLLSHDTGEIKVDGIDIDKNPIEVKKRIGYVPDSPDIYDKLTGIEYLNFIADVYGVSEKERKERIEYFVEAFELKNAIGDLIQTYSHGMKQKILLTAALIHNPSVWILDEPMVGLDPKSAFLLKELMSKHTKAGFTVFFSTHILEVAEKLCDKIAIINKGKIIAYGTMEEIKSQHEWESLEKIFLELTEK; from the coding sequence TTGATAGAATTAAAAGGTGTTTCAAAATCATATAACAAAGGTAAAATAAAAGCTGTTGACAACATTGACCTTGTTGTAAATCCTGGTGAAATATTTGGATTTTTAGGTCCTAATGGGGCTGGCAAAACTACCACGATAAAAATGATAGTAGGCCTTTTGTCCCATGATACAGGAGAAATTAAAGTAGACGGAATTGATATCGACAAAAATCCTATAGAGGTCAAAAAGCGAATAGGATATGTTCCAGACAGCCCTGATATTTATGACAAACTGACAGGTATAGAATATCTCAATTTTATTGCAGACGTATACGGGGTATCTGAAAAAGAAAGGAAAGAAAGGATTGAATATTTTGTTGAAGCTTTTGAGCTAAAGAATGCTATTGGAGACCTAATACAGACATATTCCCACGGAATGAAGCAAAAAATTCTCCTTACAGCCGCACTTATTCACAATCCTTCTGTTTGGATTTTGGATGAACCAATGGTAGGATTAGATCCGAAATCAGCATTTTTACTCAAAGAGTTGATGTCAAAGCATACAAAAGCAGGTTTTACTGTATTTTTCTCAACTCATATATTGGAAGTTGCCGAAAAGCTCTGTGATAAAATAGCAATAATAAACAAAGGCAAAATAATAGCTTATGGTACTATGGAAGAAATAAAGAGCCAACATGAATGGGAATCTTTAGAAAAAATATTCTTGGAGTTGACAGAAAAATGA
- a CDS encoding putative ABC transporter permease subunit has product MRKFLSLLRTQMKVYYGISAMRYKYFVRKKDLWEIVLAIFGIAVGGGTLLFMYIMYLNSMYVASMVINQPQLMPVTVLLLAQLLTLVFGFFWTISVFYFSDDINILLPLPIQPYKIVLSKYSIILLNEYVTLAFLMLPAIFIYGIGTQAGILYYLVSFIVFIFTPIIPLSIAAIASVLIMRFVNLKRKKDLYTVIVSILALIFFFTIQFFINRIPQNGEQQAIENFILQNANLAKMISRSFPPALWGAVSMTDYNTLSGFLNLLMFIAASIIFTAILAVSAQKMYLKAVISGQEVEAKRKEVSLKKEIVRSSLLKALLLREWKLFIRIPVYAMNVLPVAIIIPFVFLVSFVGNPQIGLEMAIKYTSAPDGWFWVSMIGLFFSLFVAGSNSLSSTSFSREGKMFYISKLMPVDPAIQLKTKWIFGTIITIIVIFPTYVLSWYIFKIHLLSIVILTVLMLIGISAVNILSLLIDAMKPSFEWENPQKAMKGNLNVLLSLILTTILIGCIAGIVLLLKKLYVSEIIITLIIGILLILLNLCVYLLAKSAVKKLYKGE; this is encoded by the coding sequence ATGAGGAAGTTTTTATCGCTTTTAAGAACACAAATGAAAGTTTATTATGGCATTTCCGCGATGAGATACAAATATTTTGTAAGAAAGAAAGATTTATGGGAAATAGTGCTTGCCATATTTGGAATAGCTGTTGGCGGTGGAACATTGCTTTTTATGTACATAATGTATTTAAACAGCATGTATGTAGCAAGCATGGTAATTAACCAGCCTCAGCTTATGCCTGTGACAGTGCTTCTTTTAGCTCAACTCTTGACATTGGTATTCGGCTTTTTTTGGACTATTTCTGTGTTTTATTTTTCTGATGATATAAATATTTTGCTTCCTCTTCCCATACAGCCTTATAAAATAGTTTTGTCAAAATATAGTATAATTTTATTGAATGAATATGTTACATTGGCATTTTTAATGCTACCAGCAATCTTTATATATGGCATTGGTACGCAGGCAGGAATTTTATACTATCTCGTTTCATTTATTGTATTTATATTTACACCTATTATACCTCTTTCTATTGCGGCAATTGCTTCTGTTTTAATTATGAGATTTGTAAATTTGAAAAGGAAAAAGGACTTGTATACAGTTATAGTGAGTATATTAGCGCTAATTTTCTTCTTTACAATACAATTTTTTATCAATCGAATTCCTCAAAATGGAGAACAACAGGCAATAGAAAATTTTATTTTGCAAAATGCTAACCTTGCAAAGATGATATCTAGAAGTTTTCCTCCTGCTTTATGGGGAGCAGTTTCTATGACGGATTATAATACTTTGTCGGGGTTTTTAAATCTTTTGATGTTTATCGCTGCATCAATAATATTTACAGCTATTTTGGCTGTTTCTGCTCAAAAAATGTACTTAAAAGCTGTAATTTCAGGGCAAGAGGTTGAAGCAAAAAGAAAAGAAGTTTCATTGAAAAAAGAAATAGTGAGGTCCAGCCTATTGAAGGCACTATTGTTAAGGGAATGGAAGCTTTTTATAAGAATTCCTGTATATGCCATGAATGTGTTGCCTGTGGCTATAATTATTCCCTTTGTATTTCTTGTTTCTTTTGTGGGGAATCCACAAATTGGACTTGAAATGGCTATAAAATACACCTCAGCTCCTGACGGCTGGTTTTGGGTTTCGATGATAGGGCTTTTCTTTTCTCTTTTTGTAGCAGGAAGTAACAGCCTTTCCTCTACTTCCTTCTCTAGGGAAGGAAAAATGTTTTACATATCAAAGTTGATGCCTGTAGACCCTGCAATACAGTTAAAAACAAAATGGATTTTTGGTACAATCATTACAATAATAGTTATATTTCCTACATATGTATTGAGCTGGTACATTTTTAAGATACACCTTTTAAGTATAGTAATACTGACTGTTTTAATGCTTATAGGAATTTCAGCAGTAAATATACTAAGCCTTTTGATAGATGCTATGAAGCCCTCCTTTGAATGGGAAAATCCTCAAAAGGCTATGAAAGGGAATTTAAATGTGCTTTTGAGCCTTATTCTTACTACTATTTTGATAGGGTGCATTGCTGGAATTGTGCTGTTATTAAAAAAATTATACGTTTCTGAAATAATAATAACTTTAATAATAGGGATTTTGCTCATTTTATTAAACTTATGTGTTTATTTATTGGCAAAAAGTGCTGTAAAAAAGCTGTACAAAGGAGAATGA
- the sppA gene encoding signal peptide peptidase SppA: MSKKALIGLIVIILIISTVIASIFLTMSQENNSVPSASDTIGVITIEGVIGETTNILEIPQVTGDPVEQIRKAQEDNSVKAVVVKINSPGGSAAKSVEIYTELKRLKETGKKVIISMGDAAASGGYMAACGGDIIVANPATITGSIGVIMQYTNYEGLYDKLGLKEITIKSGPYKDMGSPTRDLTPEEKKILQGVIDDTYEQFVEIVSEGRKMPVEKVKELADGRIFTGRQAVKAGLVDKLGDFYDAVDIAAKEAGIKGKPVLKYYTAPSPWSILFGNTAHSTLQERGLQILRVLFIDKWLLNSK; encoded by the coding sequence ATGAGTAAAAAAGCATTAATAGGATTGATTGTTATAATCTTGATAATTAGTACCGTTATTGCATCCATTTTTCTTACAATGTCCCAAGAAAATAATAGTGTGCCATCGGCTTCAGACACAATAGGTGTTATAACAATTGAAGGAGTTATAGGGGAGACTACGAACATATTGGAGATTCCACAAGTTACAGGGGATCCAGTCGAGCAGATAAGAAAAGCTCAAGAGGATAACAGTGTAAAGGCAGTCGTTGTCAAGATAAACAGCCCTGGTGGTTCTGCAGCAAAATCTGTAGAAATATACACAGAGCTTAAAAGGTTAAAAGAAACAGGGAAAAAAGTGATAATTTCAATGGGGGATGCGGCTGCGTCAGGAGGATACATGGCAGCTTGTGGAGGAGACATAATAGTTGCAAATCCAGCTACAATAACTGGAAGCATTGGGGTTATAATGCAGTATACAAATTATGAAGGGCTTTACGACAAATTGGGATTAAAAGAGATAACAATAAAAAGCGGACCTTACAAAGACATGGGTTCGCCTACAAGAGACTTAACTCCGGAAGAAAAGAAAATATTACAAGGAGTCATAGATGATACCTATGAACAGTTTGTAGAAATTGTATCTGAAGGGAGGAAAATGCCAGTAGAAAAAGTAAAAGAATTAGCAGATGGCAGGATATTTACAGGAAGACAGGCAGTTAAAGCTGGTCTTGTGGATAAATTAGGGGATTTCTATGATGCTGTAGATATCGCTGCAAAAGAGGCTGGGATTAAAGGAAAACCTGTTTTGAAGTACTACACAGCCCCCAGCCCGTGGAGTATACTTTTTGGAAATACAGCACATAGTACTTTGCAAGAGAGAGGACTTCAAATATTAAGAGTTTTATTTATTGACAAGTGGCTTTTAAATTCAAAGTAG